A stretch of the Marmota flaviventris isolate mMarFla1 chromosome 12, mMarFla1.hap1, whole genome shotgun sequence genome encodes the following:
- the LOC114082106 gene encoding metal cation symporter ZIP14-like: protein MKLPSPALISCFLLTLLNIWRAAPEAHASSMDMQAVSATSFLENLMHRYGEGGSLTLQHLKKLLIHLNVGVDRNNATQPGQGHRNLSKCFSSGDFFAAHNFSEESRIGRSELQEFCPTILQQLDSGACTSENQENEQTEEGKPSAIEVWGYGLLPVSLCCLMGASVVPFMKKTFYKRLLLYFIALAIGTLYSNALFQLIPEAFGFNPLEDYYVPKSAMVFGGFYLFFFTEKILKMLLKQKNEHHHGHNHFASETLPSKKDQEEGVTEKLHNGDLDHMIPQHCNSEPHGKALDMDRKVIVGSLSVQDLQASQSACYWLKGVRYSDIGTLAWTITLSDGLHNFINGLAIDASFTVSAFQGSSTSVVILCEEFPHELGDFVVLLNAGMSIQQALFFNFLSAYCCYVGLAFGILASSHFWANWIFALAGGMFLYIALADMFPEMNGVCQEDERKGSILIPFVIQNLGLLTGFTIMLLLTMYSGQIQIG, encoded by the exons ATGAAGCTGCCGAGCCCAGCCCTCATCAGCTGCTTCCTACTGACCCTGCTGAACATATGGAGAGCTGCTCCCGAGGCCCACGCCTCATCCATGGACATGCAGGCAGTCAGCGCCACCTCTTTCCTGGAGAACCTCATGCATCGCTATGGTGAAGGTGGCAGCCTCACCCTGCAGCATCTGAAGAAGCTGCTCATCCACCTGAATGTGGGAGTAGACCGGAATAACGCCACACAGCCTGGCCAGGGTCACAGGAACCTCTCCAAGTGCTTTAGTTCTGGAGACTTCTTTGCTGCTCACAATTTCAGCGAGGAGTCTCGGATCGGGAGGAGTGAGCTCCAGGAGTTCTGCCCCACCATTCTCCAGCAGCTGGATTCTGGGGCCTGTACGTCTGAGAACCAAGAGAACGAGCAGACCGAGGAGGGGAAGCCGAGTGCCATCGAAGTGTGGGGATACGGtctcctccctgtctccctctgcTGCCTCATGGGGGCCAGCGTGGTGCCCTTCATGAAGAAGACCTTTTACAAGCGGCTGCTGCTCTACTTCATAGCTCTGGCGATTGGAACCCTCTACTCCAACGCCCTCTTCCAGCTCATCCCTGAGGCTTTTGGCTTCAATCCTCTGGAAGATTATTATGTCCCCAAGTCTGCAATGGTGTTTGGGGGcttctaccttttcttttt caCAGAGAAGATCTTAAAGATGCTTCTTAAGCAGAAAAATGAGCATCATCACGGACATAACCATTTTGCCTCGGAGACACTTCCTTCCAAGAAGGACCAGGAGGAGGGTGTGACAGAGAAGCTGCATAATGGGGATCTGGACCACATGATTCCTCAGCACTGCAACAGCGAGCCCCATGGCAAGGCCCTGGATATGGACAGGAAGGTCATCGTGGGCTCGCTCTCCGTGCAGGACCTCCAGGCTTCCCAAAGTGCCTGTTACTGGCTGAAGGGTGTCCGCTACTCTGACATCGGCACCCTGGCCTGGACGATCACCCTGAGTGACGGCCTCCACAACTTCATCAACGGCCTGGCCATAGATGCCTCCTTCACTGTGTCTGCTTTCCAAGGCAGCAGCACGTCGGTGGTCATCCTCTGTGAGGAGTTCCCACACGAGCTGGGAGACTTTGTCGTCCTGCTCAATGCTGGGATGAGTATCCAGCAAGCTCTGTTCTTCAACTTCCTTTCTGCCTACTGCTGCTATGTGGGTCTGGCCTTTGGCATCCTGGCCAGCAGCCACTTCTGGGCCAACTGGATTTTTGCACTGGCTGGAGGAATGTTCTTATATATTGCTCTAGCTGACATGTTTCCTGAGATGAATGGGGTCTGCCAGGAGGATGAAAGGAAGGGCAGCATCTTGATCCCCTTTGTCATTCAGAACCTGGGCCTCTTGACCGGCTTCACCATCATGCTGCTCCTCACTATGTACTCAGGGCAGATCCAGATCGGATAG